CGGATGCTGACTTCGAACTAGATGAACTAATTGAAGTGGATAAGCTATCTGAAAACGACTTCGAAGCCGATAAACTAAGTGATTCAGACTTTGAACCACTCAATGATGATGACGTAGAGTCGCTTTCAGACGTTGATTTCGAAGCAGAACCACTTGTCGATGTCGATTCAGACAACGATTCACTTTCTGAAATCGATTTTGCCATACTTGCAACTTTACTAGTCGAAGTTGATTGACTATTTACATCCGATTGTGAAGTTGAAGCAACCTTAGAACTAGATGCACTTAATGAAGCACTATCGGATTCGGAAATACTCTTAGACTTACTATCTGACAGAGATTTTGAAGCAGAAACAGAAGTTACGACACTAGTAGATTCTGAATCAATCTTACTCTTTGAAACCGAGTTCGAATTACTTTGACTAGTTGAAGCCGATTGTGAATCTCTCGTACTATCTTCTGCATTGGAAATGCTCAAGGATGTGGAAATACTGTCATTCTTCGATTTGCTGGTTGAAGTAAAGTCAGATTTACTAGTTGAAGTACTGGCTGAGGCTGAAAATGAGTTGGATTGTAGAATCGAAGTAGATGTACTCCGAGATTGGGATCCAATGTCATCCGTCGTATCATCAGATTCACTGTTTGATGACGCAGATTTAGAAGCTGATGCTGAAATAATATCATCAGTGGATTGACTCTTCGAAGCTGAAGTTGAAGCACTCTGTTCAACAGATTTAGAAGCTGATGCACTAGCTGAATTATTACTGTTCCGTTCAGCAAGTGATGCACTGGCTGAATCTGATTGACTCCTCTCAGCGGATTGACTATCAATCGCTGAATTTAATGCACTGGTTGACACCGAACCAGAATCATAGTCTGAGTTGCCTGACAACGAGGCAGAAATTGAACCTGACAGACTGTGTCCAGTAGATTCACTGGTAGAGGTTGATTTGGCAGCTGAAACAGATTCAGAGTTTAATGCTGATTTTGATGCCATGCTGGCAGATTCAGATTTAGAAACACTATTTTGCGCACTTAAAGAGCTGTAATAACTTTGCAAACTATCAACAATTGAATTCTTGTAGATTTCCGATTCATTTTCAGAAATTGTTTGAAGCACCACAGAGGTTGATTTTGATGTAGAAGCGCTTAAAGCACTGGTTGATTCCGTGGTAGATTGGCTGGTAGAAGCTGAGATACTAGTACTCTTGCTTAACGAATCAGCAATCGAATCAGAGATTGAAGTTGAAGTACTCTTAGAAGCAGGTGCTTCGGAAGCTGATTTAGAGGCAGAAGCAGTCAAAGAATTAGCATCAGAAAGCGAGTATGAAGCAATCATCGACTTTCTTTTTGAAGCTTCAAAAGGATTAAGCCAAGAAGGTAGCTCATCATTTTGGCTTGATGACTTAGAAACGCTAAAGGAAACAGAATTATATCCACTTAAAGAAATACTATTATCAATAATTGATTGAGAAGTTGATTGGGAATCTTGAATCGATTGCGCTACATACTTACTTCCAGATGTACTTTGTGAATAAAGCTTAGAACTATTACTATCAGCAGAGTTCAACGAAGTACTCGTAGAATTAAGTTGCGAATTAAGCATACTTTGCAGTGAAGTTGAGGCACTCATGCTGCTATCAGCATTCAATCCAGATTTTCCGGCCGCAATGGCTGAATCAACTACGCTTTGAATGTCAGTGGAAGTATGTTCCAGGCTAAAACTAGTCTGATCAGAAGTACTATGATAATTACTCAAACTCAGAGAAATCGAATCTTTCTGAGACGCACTAAGAGAACTTAATTCAGAATCAGTATAAGATCCATTCGTTGATCCCCAACTATTGGACATACTATTTGATAACGTATTCACCATCGAATGTTCCAAACTAATGGAAGCAGAGGCCGATTCTGATGGCAGGTTCTCAATAACGGGAACCGCTTGAATCTTGGAGAAGGTTTGGGCATTAGTAGTTCCAATGGCGCCATTATAAATACCTAAGGCAATATCTACTGCCCCATCAAATGCCGCAACAAGTATTCTTTCTCCAGTGCTACCAGAAAAACGTTGGCCGACATAGTCTTTCAATGATTTAGCAATCTGGTTAATTAAATCCTTAGATTCAACTCCCACCTGGATGTACATATTGTCTCCAACCTGAAGGTGATAATCTCGTGGATTTACACCAACCGTGATACTCTGCTTAGATCGATTGGTAGTATAAGGATTCTTGTTAACTTGAACCCATTTACCCAGAACTGGATCCCAAATATAAAGAGTGGTTTGCTGCTCATTTCCGAGCGTTAACCATCCTTTACTGGTTTCAATTTTAATGGTTCCAGAAGCCCCATCATAAATGAAATGGTTACCGCTAATCACCCCATCCACATTTGGTGAAAGACCTAAGTCATTCAAATTAGGAATTGGTTGCATTCCTATTTTTTTCAAACCGTAATTAATGTCATCAATAGCTTTATTAATCCCATTAATAAACACATTCGTATTACCATCTTCACCAGCTGGTTGATTAGGAATCTTCGTTCCCGGTTGTCCCGTCGCAGCCAAAACGACCTGGTCACTACTCAAACGTGATTGCCTTCCACTCGTCGAAGTAACAATAGAATCTTGTGTAGACACACTTAAAGAACGGTCTTTTTCCAAAGACTTGTCCATCCGATCTTGAACTAAGTCGGATTCGCTGTCCCGTTGGCTTTGACTATAACTTTGTGAAGTGGAAACTGAACCTGGTTGTTCACTCCCCTGACTTTCAGACGCAAAAATACTTCCCGTTGAATCAGATAAACTCGTAGCAGAGTTGGTTACTGAAGAAGATGTTCCACTATTGGAATCAGAAATGGTACTACGATCCAGTTTGGTGGAATTAGTGGTGGTGCTAATCTTATTGACTGAAGTAGACGTTACCGAATCATTCGTCGTAATTGACTTAGCATCAGTTACATTTTGTGAAGTGCTGGTAGCCGTGGTTAACTTAGTTGTCGCATCTAACTGGTCTGCCTTACTGATACTCTGTGGAGTGTCATTACTAGTAGAAGTTGAATATGTATGTTGTGAATAATTATCATGGATCACTGCATTAGCTGTTGCAGTATCCGTCGTTGATTCACTGGTAGACAAACTAGTTTCAGACTCACTCTGCACACTCTCAGTCGTAGACGAAGCACTAGTCGTGTCCGTAGACTGCGATGATTCTGAGTGGACGGGAACTGTAGCAGATTGTTGGTTCACTAATAATTGATCATTACCATCAACTTCCCGCTTTAACGTTTGGGTTGGGTCCGCCATTGTCACTGGTCCCCCCAGCAGAATACTAGCAACCATCCCTGACACGGTTGCCGTTCCTGCCACTAACCATTGTTTCCCGGATTTATACATTCGATACCGAGTTTTTTTGTTGGTATCAACAAGCTGTTCAAACCGGAGCTGGTTAAATTTTTTCATTCTCCCTACTCTGCCTTTCTTAATTAAACAACTATCAAGTACAGCTGATTAACGACTAATTGTTTCTGAAATAAATCGATTAATCGAAATAATCCTTTAGCACTTGAAAAATCTCTACAAAGTTACATTATTCCATATTAGATTGGTTTTTAGCAATTAAAAAGCACTAACGGTATTTAATTACAAACTGTTTAAATAAGGATCCCATTTGGGAGGAGCAGAAATAATCGCTAACTAAAAAAGATCCTCTAAATTAACCTAGAGGAACCTTTTGAACTCATTTTTTGATTATCTTAACTTTATCCAACGGAACATTGTGTTGTTTAAGAATATTATAGTCAGCTTGAGTAACTTCGACTTCCTGAATCGTATCAATCGCATTGGTTAGAATGTCTAACAAGTTCCCCCGCACGTTTTGGTCATCATCAAGTGGGCTCTCCACTAACCGTAATACATTGTGCGACTTCGTTCCACTCAACGCCGCCAACTCAACCCCCATATAGTTAACCATCACGGTGTCTTTTTCGGTCACAATTGAGCGCACTTGCGCATTGTAAAATTCGTTCAAGGTATTATATCGCTGTTTAACCTTGTGCGTTACCGGATCTTCCACCGTAATCAAGTTAATGACACCCTGGTAGAGGTAATAACGAACAACGGGACGATTCTGTTGATCATAAAAGACCATTTCCAGCATCTCATTTTCAGCATAAAACAAGTTACTAAAAATCGTACCATCGTATGCATACTCTTCAATGTAGTCAAGCGTTCCATCCAAATTAGTATAACGTACATCTTGAGCAGCCCGCCGGGTATTCGAATATAAAAATTCCTTTCCAATTTCACTACCGTGGTCGTAAATGGAAATACTACCGTCCCGATTCACAAAGATCTTGGACCAGGTAGGGACTGGGACGTCGTTAAAGAAACGGTAGCTACCCAGATGGTACTTCCGATGTGTTAACCGGTCTAAAACGTTTACCCCGTTCACACCATCTTCACCAAAAAACTTACCAATCAGAGGTGCAGACACCAGCGAAATCACGTTAGGGTGTTTGCTTGGACTTTCCGCCTTAATCTGTTGCCATTGGTCGTCAGCAACGATGTTATTTACTAGTACGTAATCCATCGATTAAATCCCTCCATTTTTCCGCGGTAATGTGATCTTGGAACTCTGCCACCGACTTAGCAGTAGCACCTTGTAACTTCGAATATTTTCCATTAATTAATTTTTCCAGAGCAGCTTCAATGTTTTTCACGTTAAAGTCGTCATCATTCCGTTTAAATTCCGTCAGGTATCCGTTTACACCGTCTTGAACCAACTCTTGAGCGCCAAACCGAGCATCAAAGGTAATTACTGGTAATCCGGCGTTTAAAGCCTCAATGTAGGTTAATCCAAAACCTTCGGAGAAGGACGTTGAAATAAAAGCATCGTATTTCGGATAAATGTGTTCCAAGTCGTGGGATAACCCCTTCATGGTGATGTAATCCTCGGCATGACAGTCTTCAATCGTTTTCACTAACTTCTGGTGTTCTTCTCCTTGACCGTAGATATCAAATTTAATCTTCACACCTTGGTCATGTAAAGCAGCCACTGCTTTAATTGCGATGTCAATGTGTTTTTCTGCCGCTAACCGCGAAGCGGTAATCAAGCGGAATGGTGAATGGGCACGCCGGCGTTTTTGTTTCGTAGCTCCGTCACGGATTCCCCCCACCGGAATGGCTACCACAATGTCTTTAGCAGTCGGATCATCAATCAACATGTCATCCCGTTGTAACTTCGTGGCCGTCACAGCTTTATCGACAGCGTGTAACCGCTCCAACATGTATTCGTAGTGGTCGTTCCACAGTGGATACTTGGGATCGTCACGATCCGAAAGTTGGTCAGCATGCACGATGTAGATGATCTTCGAATTGGGAATCCGATTTTGCATCAACACGTCGTCGGCAAATTCCCCACGGTCAATGATGAAATTACTGTTACCACCATAAGTCTGATCTACTTGTTCAAAGAAGTAGCGGTGCAAACTGTAAAGATTACGGAAGAAGAGGTGTTCACCCTTCTCGTCAAAGAGGTGAATGTTAACCACGTTTGAACCCCGGTGTTGGTCGTTTTCAATTGAGTACATTACCTTACGTTCATTGTTTTTAGCATTGAACAATTCAACCCGCGAAACACCCACTTGTAAAACGGAGTTATCAGGATGCTGTTTATCGCGCCCCTTGTAAAAGTGTTGAATTACTCGCATTCCAGAATCAGTCACAAATTCTTGTTTCCGGTTCGTGTTGGTATCATCCACAATCATTACAGACTTCTGCGGTTTAACCCGTTGGGCTAAACCAGTTTTAAGGTAGTCACCGCCGAGAACTAGATATTCCCACAGGTTTAAAACCTCGGAATCCTTAAGTCTCCAACGATCCATGGCCTCATGTAGTTCAGGAACCAAATTTAAAAATAAAAAACGAAACGGTAAATCAGCCTGTCGAAACCGATCAGCGCGATAAAACTCAGCATGTTCTACTCCTGAGTTTCCCAATCCCATTGCTTGGTTAATGAAAAAATTCATAAAATCCCCTTCTTTCTTTTCAACATCAAAGCTTGTGCCTCACTCATCAACTTTTGTGTCGTGTCATCGTCAGCCCAACAGTTAACGTTTTTCAAATTGTAACGATCCTTAAACTCTTGCAGCACGTCTGCCAGTTGTAGTGCCGACCATCTAGACGGCACCCGAACAATCCGGAGTGGATCATGAAGTAGCTCTGCGTCCAACGGCGCGGAATCAACCACCCGTTTTTCGGTCCGAATCATCAAATTTCCGGTCCCGGATGGATCTCCCCGGTCCTGCCGCGGTAACAAGTCAACGGCAGGCACATCAGCTCTAGGTTCAATCGTCATCTCGTCCCACAACGAAGTGGGAATGACATACATTCGACGGAACGTAACCTTTTCATTGTTGAATTTTTCTAAGGCAATCTCATAGTCATGAGCATTTTCACCCAGTTCAAAATCCAGTTCCTGATCCAATTCCATTTTTTCTTTATCTAGTTGACCCTGTGCATCGTATGATGCTACTAGAAGGCCAACCGATTTAGCTGGTTCAATCTCAGCGTCTAACATCAGATGGTATCGTTCATGCCGCGGAATCTGTGGGAGTAACTTGCTCCCGTATCCAATTGACTGCGGGGTATCCTCCGGCAACTTAGTACTCCACCAGTGAATTTTCTTTCCAGCTGGTTGCAATTCGTTTTGATATTCAACCACACCATCAGCACTGTAATTAATCTGCGCTCCATACATATCCGTATTCGGATCAGCAGCATCCCAGGTTAAGCTATATAGTATGTCCACCGTTTTCAGGACCCCCTTCGCTGTTTCTTTTTCAAATTGGTTGTTTGGGGCTTACGGGGTTGCTTCCGTCCAAACTGTGATAGTAGGTACCAGTATTGTCGCTGAAACCACTCGACGATAGGGCCAGTTTGGTCGTTGTGTCGACCTTCAAATCCCTTGGCTAGTAACTTTCCGTTCGGGTTCAGTCCAATAAACCGATCCCGAATCCCCTGATAAGCGTCTTTGTTATAGTCATCTTGTAACATGTAGGCAATCGCAAGGGTCGTGTTACTCAACTCTCCCTGTTCCAGATTATGCCAATATCGTTGGTCTAAGTCATGACTTGACTGATCCGACAAATCTGGTTCGTAGTACAACTGCATGTCCTCGCCGGTGCGAAAATCGTTGGGACGTTTAACCCGCCCGTTTTGAGCAATCGTTCCGAGTTCAGCCAACGGTTTCCCCAGCACAATTCCCGCAGGATTTAAACGGGATCCGTAGTACATGGCCCCAAAGGTACCCATGGACATTCCTGACAAGATGAGATCGGAATCCTTAAAGTTCAACTTTTGTAGCGTTTGCTTAATAATGTTCACAATCTGTTGTTCAAACTCGGTATCGCCCATGTAGAAGGCGCCCCCTTCAAGTCGCCAGTCAGAGATCAAAAGAAACGGCGCCCCAAAGTTTTGCATCATCCGCCGCCCTTCGTAACCTTCTTTGGTTCGATATCCGGCAAAGTAAACATTTAGTGGCGGTTTCATGTCACCCGCGTCAAAGTAAACTCCCGTACTTCCATGCTGTTTTTGATCAGAAATAACCCAGTCGTTGGGCATCATTTCTCCGTATGGACCACGGGCCCGCCGAACATGAAGATTTCCCACTTCTAATTGTCCTTTACCACGGGCATACAGCAAGACCTGAAAAAAAGTTGGGCGCTCAGTTCCGATTACGTCGATGCTCGTTTGTAATTCGTTACCACTAATAAAACTGGAACGCAGTACTTCTTTTGTATCAGCATCAATCTGAATTAATTTCAGAGCGAGTTCGTTTTCTGGCCCCAAGTGGTATTCCAAGGCCACCTTGTTTGCCATTTTGAGTGGCAAATAAAAGGAGTCCATCGGGGACATAATTAACTGCCAGTCGTCCGTAGGTTTTAAATTAATCTGATGGTAAACATTTCCTCGTTGACTAACTGATTGTATTTGATCCCAGTTATAGTGCCAGGCCTGCGGTGAGAACCGATAGCCATCCGGATCATAGTAGAAAAACCGTTGGATATCACCAATTAAGCGTTGGGGGTCGTGAGGATTAAACTCAAAGGCCCCCTTGAGCTTCAACAACGAACGCGTTGTTTCTGAAAGGTTCAGATTGGACTGCATCAAAATTTGATTAGCAGGTAACTGCTCCATAACTCGGTCGTTTAAAAACCACGGAAAGCCAGCGTCTAAAATAAAGACCGCGTTTCGGTACTTACCGTTTAACTTCCCGTTGGCTTTAAATAACGGTTGACCTTCCAGGATTTCTTGGTCCAGAGCATCGTCATCACTCTGATAATACTCGTAGTCGGGAGTAAAGTACTCTGCTTCTTGCGTGTAGTCATCCTGACCCACATGAATTACGGGCGTTACAAATTTAGGCTTAGCCATGGTCTAATACTCCCTTCCAACGACCTAAAAGCTGATCGCGCTCATAAGCTTCCATTAAATCCACGCTGGCCACAACCGCTTGGTTCCAATGCTGCAAATTAGAAAGAAAATAGTTCATTTGTTTTGCTAAATCAAAAAGATTCTGGTTTTCAAACCCGTTCTCTGCTTCCTTAATTAAGTCGGTAGGTGCAGTGCTAATCATTGGAACCCCGGCAGAAATTGCTTCTACCTGGCGCTTCAAATCAGCTTGTGGTCCCATGTCCAGGAACAATCGAACTCGTCGGAACAAGTCAGCCGTTTGTTCTTTAGGTTTGAGATATTGAACTTGTTCGTTAAAGAGACTGGCCTGGTAAAAGTGATGCAAGTCAGCCTCATTGAACTCGGCATCGTCATCCGTAATCTGATCATCGATGTAGTCTAGCCACTCGGCCTCAGTTTGGAAATTCTTAGGGGGCCCCAGTTCAATGTAACTTTGATAATCATTACCATTGACGTCGACACCCAGTTCAGTGGTCATCCATTCATCCTGTTGAGCACGAATAAAGTTTTGCGTAGCTTCATCTCCCCCCACCAGTAAGACCAGTTTATCGTTTGCTAACAACTCTGGCATTAAGATCTGAACGGTTTGAGCAAGCTGCTCTGCGGTTTGCTGCTGGATTTGCCAGTAAACCAACTGCGCTTCTAATTCGTTACTACCACCAGGCGAAAAAGTAGTTGGGTAGGGTTCAATCGCCGTCACAGGATTAGCTAGTTTAACCCCGGTCGTTTGTTGGAATTGATCCACCAGCTTTTGACTGGGAAAAACCCACTGTAATTGCGGATAAGTCTGACTAAGTTGGACAATTGATGAAAAATCCACACCTGTTTCTAGCAATCCCACCGTTTGGGCGGCTGGTAATGATAAATGAAATTGATTCGTTTGGGTCGCACCAGCTCGGTAAGCCACAATGACCTGCTTTGGAACCTGAAAGTGCTTTTGGTAACGTTCCTGTACCAAATCCTCTAAGCAAGCATAGGTTGGTTGCTTAAAGTGACTTTGAAAATCTGCTTCAATCGATAAGTTTCCCGTTGGACCCATAGTAAAAACTGGTTCATGAAATGGAGTGAACCAGGCCTTTTTTTCAACTTCTCCGGACAGATTAAGCCAGGTTGTAGTACTCAGGAAGCCGTCGGCCGAATACTCATCCAGTTGTTGACCACCATCGTCACAATAATGCGTAATCCGTTCAACTTCTATTTGATTGCGCGTCTGAACTTCGGCAACTAATTTTTGCTCACGATAAAGAAGAATCCGATTCCCCCCAACGTTAAAAAACGGTATCAAGTCGCCAGATAAGGTTAGATCATGAATTGTAACTGGCATTCCTTCAACGTCGTGGACTTCTTGAAGATCCGCAAATGCATCCCAATACGGAATGTCCGGCATGCCAAGTTCCTGCAAATCACGTCTTAAAGACAACGTTGGTTGCAAAAAGGCAAGTTCGACTGGTTGTTCAGTTTGTAATAACATCTGCGCAAGTACTACCTCCGGTAAATCTTCCAGTGGTTGACCTTGCCGATCAGCAAAATTTGGAATAATTAAAACCACCCTGAACCCCCCTTAATCAAAAACGCGATAGTGTGATTTACTGTACAGTGCTCGGATTTGTTCCCAAAGACCTTGAATCAAGGTAATCAGAATGGCCAAACTCCCAATGTAAATAGTGTAGTTGGCAATTCCCGGCCACTTAAGTCCGATAATCAACGGAACAGTGGCAATGACTACTAGGCATAGTCCACCTATGGTAGCCATTAACCAGAAACTCTTCATTAAGTATTCAGTTGTCGCATGTCCGGGAAAGACATCTAAAATGTATTCGTTGTTTTCTTTCATCTGCTTTGATAACCGGAGCGGTTGCACCGTAATAAAGCCGAATCCGTAGGTTAACAGCATAATAATTACAGCGTAATTAATGATTCCGGCAACCGTTTGCTGGTTCGTAATTGCTTGGACGAATTGTGCAAAACCGTTATTCCGTAACGCTACGTTCGAAGACAATAGACCCCGTGGAACCAAGAACAACGTCGAAGAAAACATGAACGGCATGGCACCAGCCAGTAATAGCTTAAATGGCAGATATGAAGCAGCCCCGCTTCCCTCCATCAAAGGTCGCTGTAACGGAATCCGTAGTTCAATTTGTAACAACATCACAATCAGAATGATCACTACCAGCGACACAATTGCAGCTGTAATTAAATGCGGCACCGTGAGCTTGTAGTTAAGAGTTTGCCAACCGGCTTGTAACATCCGAGGCATTCCCAGTAAAACGCCGGGTAGAATCAAAATGGAAATCCCCCCAAGCCCTTTTTCGGTATTCATGTTTCCCATGAAGATGGTCAACATCGCTCCCGCAATCAAAATCACAAGGATTCCAGTTTGCACAAACTCCATCGGAATCGTCATGTTCATAAACGATACGGGTACCAAGGCGGGGGATATGTATACTAACATTTGGAAACCCTGCAGCACTGCTAGGAATAACGAAATAATCTTCTGAATGTATCCCGTTTGGTTGACTGTTAATCGGTTGACCCAGTCTAAATCTAATGCCGTAATAGCCTGCCAGACAATTAATCCAATC
This genomic stretch from Fructilactobacillus carniphilus harbors:
- a CDS encoding glycosyltransferase encodes the protein MNFFINQAMGLGNSGVEHAEFYRADRFRQADLPFRFLFLNLVPELHEAMDRWRLKDSEVLNLWEYLVLGGDYLKTGLAQRVKPQKSVMIVDDTNTNRKQEFVTDSGMRVIQHFYKGRDKQHPDNSVLQVGVSRVELFNAKNNERKVMYSIENDQHRGSNVVNIHLFDEKGEHLFFRNLYSLHRYFFEQVDQTYGGNSNFIIDRGEFADDVLMQNRIPNSKIIYIVHADQLSDRDDPKYPLWNDHYEYMLERLHAVDKAVTATKLQRDDMLIDDPTAKDIVVAIPVGGIRDGATKQKRRRAHSPFRLITASRLAAEKHIDIAIKAVAALHDQGVKIKFDIYGQGEEHQKLVKTIEDCHAEDYITMKGLSHDLEHIYPKYDAFISTSFSEGFGLTYIEALNAGLPVITFDARFGAQELVQDGVNGYLTEFKRNDDDFNVKNIEAALEKLINGKYSKLQGATAKSVAEFQDHITAEKWRDLIDGLRTSK
- a CDS encoding accessory Sec system protein Asp3, with the translated sequence MDILYSLTWDAADPNTDMYGAQINYSADGVVEYQNELQPAGKKIHWWSTKLPEDTPQSIGYGSKLLPQIPRHERYHLMLDAEIEPAKSVGLLVASYDAQGQLDKEKMELDQELDFELGENAHDYEIALEKFNNEKVTFRRMYVIPTSLWDEMTIEPRADVPAVDLLPRQDRGDPSGTGNLMIRTEKRVVDSAPLDAELLHDPLRIVRVPSRWSALQLADVLQEFKDRYNLKNVNCWADDDTTQKLMSEAQALMLKRKKGIL
- the asp2 gene encoding accessory Sec system protein Asp2, coding for MAKPKFVTPVIHVGQDDYTQEAEYFTPDYEYYQSDDDALDQEILEGQPLFKANGKLNGKYRNAVFILDAGFPWFLNDRVMEQLPANQILMQSNLNLSETTRSLLKLKGAFEFNPHDPQRLIGDIQRFFYYDPDGYRFSPQAWHYNWDQIQSVSQRGNVYHQINLKPTDDWQLIMSPMDSFYLPLKMANKVALEYHLGPENELALKLIQIDADTKEVLRSSFISGNELQTSIDVIGTERPTFFQVLLYARGKGQLEVGNLHVRRARGPYGEMMPNDWVISDQKQHGSTGVYFDAGDMKPPLNVYFAGYRTKEGYEGRRMMQNFGAPFLLISDWRLEGGAFYMGDTEFEQQIVNIIKQTLQKLNFKDSDLILSGMSMGTFGAMYYGSRLNPAGIVLGKPLAELGTIAQNGRVKRPNDFRTGEDMQLYYEPDLSDQSSHDLDQRYWHNLEQGELSNTTLAIAYMLQDDYNKDAYQGIRDRFIGLNPNGKLLAKGFEGRHNDQTGPIVEWFQRQYWYLLSQFGRKQPRKPQTTNLKKKQRRGS
- the asp1 gene encoding accessory Sec system glycosyltransferase Asp1; amino-acid sequence: MVLIIPNFADRQGQPLEDLPEVVLAQMLLQTEQPVELAFLQPTLSLRRDLQELGMPDIPYWDAFADLQEVHDVEGMPVTIHDLTLSGDLIPFFNVGGNRILLYREQKLVAEVQTRNQIEVERITHYCDDGGQQLDEYSADGFLSTTTWLNLSGEVEKKAWFTPFHEPVFTMGPTGNLSIEADFQSHFKQPTYACLEDLVQERYQKHFQVPKQVIVAYRAGATQTNQFHLSLPAAQTVGLLETGVDFSSIVQLSQTYPQLQWVFPSQKLVDQFQQTTGVKLANPVTAIEPYPTTFSPGGSNELEAQLVYWQIQQQTAEQLAQTVQILMPELLANDKLVLLVGGDEATQNFIRAQQDEWMTTELGVDVNGNDYQSYIELGPPKNFQTEAEWLDYIDDQITDDDAEFNEADLHHFYQASLFNEQVQYLKPKEQTADLFRRVRLFLDMGPQADLKRQVEAISAGVPMISTAPTDLIKEAENGFENQNLFDLAKQMNYFLSNLQHWNQAVVASVDLMEAYERDQLLGRWKGVLDHG
- a CDS encoding preprotein translocase subunit SecY, which produces MKFLRKHLLLTRVLWTLAILVIYLLGQAIIIPGIDPAVAKAILHQQTYLQMMGITIGSQFQVPTLFSLGLGPYMIGLIVWQAITALDLDWVNRLTVNQTGYIQKIISLFLAVLQGFQMLVYISPALVPVSFMNMTIPMEFVQTGILVILIAGAMLTIFMGNMNTEKGLGGISILILPGVLLGMPRMLQAGWQTLNYKLTVPHLITAAIVSLVVIILIVMLLQIELRIPLQRPLMEGSGAASYLPFKLLLAGAMPFMFSSTLFLVPRGLLSSNVALRNNGFAQFVQAITNQQTVAGIINYAVIIMLLTYGFGFITVQPLRLSKQMKENNEYILDVFPGHATTEYLMKSFWLMATIGGLCLVVIATVPLIIGLKWPGIANYTIYIGSLAILITLIQGLWEQIRALYSKSHYRVFD